One window of the Streptomyces asoensis genome contains the following:
- a CDS encoding BMP family lipoprotein, translating to MRRVSRIAVAGVATAALAVTVSACGSSSTSSSSSSNSSDKNLGLALAYDVGGKGDQSFNDAATAGLDKADKEFGYKSTAVEPQDGESDADKVQRLESLAKQGYNPVIGVGFAYAPAVKEVAAKYPKTTFGIVDDEQIKADNVADLVFHEEQASYLAGVAAAKATKTNTVGFVGGVDVPLIHKFEAGFKQGVEDTKKGVTVKSQYLTETAAEGGFSSPDKGESAAEGQIDAGADVVYAAAGLSGQGVIKAANAHKIWAIGVDSDQYKQDALKAYKDSILTSAMKNVEGAVYTLAKSVKDGKPATGVVRGSLENGGVSVSDSNPSFAGNTAIQDAIKKAEEGIKNGTITVKTS from the coding sequence ATGCGCCGGGTGTCCCGAATCGCGGTTGCGGGTGTTGCCACCGCAGCTCTCGCCGTGACCGTTTCCGCTTGCGGAAGCTCCTCCACGTCGTCGTCGTCCTCCTCCAACAGCAGTGACAAGAACCTGGGCCTCGCGCTCGCGTACGACGTCGGTGGCAAGGGCGACCAGTCCTTCAACGACGCCGCCACGGCCGGCCTGGACAAGGCCGACAAGGAGTTCGGCTACAAGTCCACCGCTGTCGAGCCGCAGGACGGCGAGTCCGACGCGGACAAGGTGCAGCGCCTGGAGAGCCTCGCCAAGCAGGGCTACAACCCGGTGATCGGCGTCGGCTTCGCCTACGCGCCGGCCGTCAAGGAGGTCGCGGCCAAGTACCCGAAGACCACCTTCGGCATCGTCGACGACGAGCAGATCAAGGCCGACAACGTCGCCGACCTCGTCTTCCACGAGGAGCAGGCCTCCTACCTCGCCGGTGTCGCCGCCGCCAAGGCCACCAAGACCAACACCGTCGGCTTCGTCGGTGGCGTGGACGTTCCGCTGATCCACAAGTTCGAGGCCGGCTTCAAGCAGGGCGTCGAGGACACCAAGAAGGGCGTCACGGTCAAGTCGCAGTACCTGACCGAGACCGCCGCCGAGGGTGGCTTCTCCAGCCCCGACAAGGGCGAGAGCGCCGCCGAGGGCCAGATCGACGCCGGTGCGGACGTCGTCTACGCCGCCGCCGGTCTGTCCGGTCAGGGTGTCATCAAGGCCGCCAACGCCCACAAGATCTGGGCCATCGGCGTCGACTCCGACCAGTACAAGCAGGACGCGCTGAAGGCGTACAAGGACTCGATCCTCACCTCGGCCATGAAGAACGTCGAGGGCGCGGTCTACACGCTGGCCAAGTCCGTCAAGGACGGCAAGCCCGCGACCGGCGTCGTCCGCGGCAGCCTCGAGAACGGCGGCGTGAGCGTGTCGGACTCGAACCCGTCCTTCGCGGGCAACACCGCGATCCAGGACGCGATCAAGAAGGCCGAAGAGGGCATCAAGAACGGCACCATCACGGTCAAGACCTCCTGA